In a single window of the Clostridia bacterium genome:
- the radA gene encoding DNA repair protein RadA, which produces MAKLKPIFVCQECGYESMGWLGKCPACSQWNTFVEQFQDNLQKSDHIHYNDIKPVSINDIKVGDEERYSTGIKEMDRVLGGGLIKGSLILVGGDPGIGKSTLILQICDKIQLDSKLLYISGEESIKQIKLRADRLDVRNSNLLMVSETNFRAVEKVIESEKPGLVIIDSIQTMFNENLTSAPGSVSQVRDITAGLMRIGKSRGITIIIVGHVTKEGAIAGPRVLEHMVDTVLYFEGDRHLSYRVLRSVKNRFGSTNEIGIFEMRDVGLVEVDNPSQIMLSERPENVPGSVVISSVEGTRPMLIEIQALVCATNFGMPRRMATGIDYNRITLLMAVLEKRVGMQLSSYDAYVNVVGGLKLDEPACDLGVITAIASSFRNTPVREGSVLIGEVGLTGEVRAVNQIDKRIIEAARIGFKNCIVPAGNMKIIKQMKDINGINIKSVENVQQALEVLL; this is translated from the coding sequence ATGGCAAAGTTAAAACCGATTTTTGTATGTCAGGAATGTGGTTATGAATCGATGGGATGGCTTGGGAAGTGCCCGGCATGTAGCCAGTGGAATACATTTGTCGAGCAGTTTCAGGATAACTTGCAAAAGTCAGACCATATCCATTACAATGATATTAAGCCGGTCAGTATAAATGATATCAAAGTAGGGGATGAAGAGCGCTATTCCACCGGGATAAAAGAGATGGACAGAGTGCTTGGTGGCGGACTTATAAAAGGCTCATTGATACTTGTAGGAGGAGACCCGGGCATAGGCAAATCAACTTTAATACTTCAAATCTGTGATAAGATTCAGCTTGATTCAAAGTTATTATATATCTCAGGCGAGGAATCTATAAAGCAAATTAAGTTAAGAGCCGATAGACTTGATGTAAGGAATTCCAATTTGCTTATGGTTTCCGAAACAAATTTCAGAGCTGTAGAGAAAGTTATAGAATCAGAAAAACCTGGTCTAGTGATCATAGACTCTATTCAGACCATGTTCAATGAAAACCTTACATCTGCTCCCGGGAGTGTAAGTCAGGTCAGAGATATTACCGCAGGGCTTATGAGGATAGGAAAAAGCCGTGGTATTACGATAATCATAGTAGGACATGTTACTAAAGAAGGAGCTATAGCTGGTCCCAGGGTACTGGAACATATGGTGGATACAGTTCTTTACTTTGAAGGTGACAGACACCTGAGCTACAGGGTATTGAGATCAGTGAAGAACAGGTTCGGATCTACTAATGAAATTGGAATATTTGAAATGAGAGATGTAGGACTGGTCGAAGTTGATAATCCGTCACAGATTATGCTTTCCGAAAGGCCGGAAAATGTTCCGGGATCTGTTGTGATATCAAGTGTTGAAGGAACCAGGCCTATGCTGATAGAAATACAGGCACTTGTCTGCGCAACCAATTTCGGGATGCCAAGAAGGATGGCGACAGGTATAGACTATAACAGAATTACACTTCTTATGGCGGTACTTGAGAAAAGGGTAGGAATGCAGCTAAGCAGCTATGATGCTTATGTAAATGTTGTGGGAGGACTCAAACTGGACGAACCGGCTTGTGATCTGGGTGTGATTACTGCAATAGCATCAAGTTTCAGGAATACGCCTGTGAGAGAGGGTAGTGTACTGATAGGGGAAGTGGGTCTGACGGGCGAAGTGAGAGCAGTGAATCAGATAGATAAGAGAATTATTGAAGCAGCCCGTATAGGATTCAAAAATTGTATTGTCCCTGCTGGAAATATGAAAATAATCAAGCAAATGAAAGATATAAACGGCATAAATATAAAATCAGTAGAAAATGTTCAGCAGGCACTGGAGGTATTATTGTAG
- a CDS encoding ATP-dependent Clp protease ATP-binding subunit, whose amino-acid sequence MYGRFTEKAEKAITFSQESAMLLGHNYVGTEHLLLGLVKEGSGVAARVLQNQGVTEEKILKEIEELIGKGEQTGEQPLGFTPRTKRVLELSFREARRMGHNYIGTEHLLLGIMKEGESVAVRILMDLGVDPQKLLNEILKMLSSEAPGATGEPKSSPNYSNTPTLNQFGRDLTEMAREGKFDPVIGRDQEIERVIQILSRRTKNNPCLIGEPGVGKTAIAEGLAQKIVEGNIPEILKDKRVVTLDLSSMVAGAKYRGEFEERLKKAMDEIRKAGNIILFIDEMHTIIGAGAAEGAIDASNILKPSLARGEIQVIGATTLDEYRKHVEKDAALERRFQPITVGEPSKEEAIEILKGVRDKYEAHHRVNITDDAVEAAVKLSDRYIADRYLPDKAIDLIDEAASRVRLKSFTAPPDLKKLEEQVENLRKEKEEAIRCQEYEKAARVRDEEQKIKGELDKMKNEWNQKNQTKTDTVTEEEIAEIVSSWTGIPVKRLAEEESERLMKMEEVLHLRVIGQEEAVKAVSRAIRRGRVGLKDPKRPVGSFIFLGPTGVGKTELCKALAEAIFGDENAMVRIDMSEYMEKHSVSRLVGSPPGYVGYEEGGQLTEKVRRKPYSVLLFDEIEKAHPDVFNILLQILEDGRLTDSQGRKVDFRNTVIIMTSNVGARLITEPKRMGFSTDKDEKNKNYENMKSEVMGELKRTFRPEFLNRIDETIVFHPLDEEHLKKIVSLMLDMLSNRLKQSAITIEVDEDVKLYLAKRGFDPVYGARPLRRSIQSMVEDELAEEMLEGKIKPGDKVTIGLKDNQLVFNKN is encoded by the coding sequence ATGTACGGACGTTTTACTGAGAAAGCTGAAAAAGCAATCACTTTTTCACAAGAAAGTGCGATGCTTTTAGGGCATAATTACGTAGGAACCGAACATTTGCTGCTTGGGCTTGTAAAAGAAGGAAGCGGTGTAGCAGCAAGGGTTTTGCAAAATCAAGGTGTTACGGAAGAAAAAATCTTAAAGGAAATAGAGGAATTGATAGGAAAAGGCGAGCAAACCGGTGAACAGCCGCTAGGCTTTACACCAAGGACAAAGAGGGTGCTTGAACTCTCTTTCAGAGAAGCCAGGAGGATGGGGCATAATTACATCGGAACAGAACATTTACTTTTAGGCATAATGAAAGAAGGCGAGAGCGTTGCGGTTAGAATACTCATGGATTTGGGAGTAGATCCGCAAAAACTGTTGAATGAAATACTGAAAATGCTGAGCAGTGAAGCCCCTGGTGCTACAGGGGAACCGAAGAGCAGTCCCAATTACTCAAATACTCCTACCCTGAATCAGTTTGGAAGAGATTTGACTGAAATGGCCAGAGAGGGGAAATTTGACCCGGTTATAGGGCGTGACCAGGAAATCGAAAGAGTAATACAAATACTGAGCAGAAGAACTAAGAATAATCCATGTCTAATAGGTGAGCCGGGGGTCGGTAAGACTGCAATTGCAGAGGGACTGGCGCAGAAAATAGTTGAAGGCAACATCCCTGAAATACTTAAAGACAAGAGGGTAGTTACACTTGATCTGTCATCTATGGTAGCAGGAGCAAAATACAGGGGTGAATTTGAGGAAAGATTGAAAAAGGCCATGGACGAGATAAGAAAGGCCGGAAATATTATTCTGTTTATAGACGAAATGCACACAATAATTGGAGCAGGTGCAGCAGAAGGTGCTATTGATGCATCCAATATCCTTAAGCCTTCCCTTGCAAGGGGGGAAATTCAGGTGATTGGAGCAACTACACTGGATGAATACCGTAAGCATGTAGAGAAGGATGCAGCTCTCGAAAGAAGGTTTCAGCCAATAACAGTCGGTGAACCGTCAAAAGAGGAAGCCATAGAAATATTAAAGGGCGTAAGGGATAAGTATGAAGCCCATCACAGAGTCAACATAACGGATGATGCTGTTGAAGCAGCGGTAAAATTGTCCGACAGGTATATAGCAGACAGATACTTGCCGGATAAGGCAATCGACCTTATTGATGAAGCTGCTTCGAGAGTAAGATTGAAATCATTTACAGCCCCCCCTGACTTGAAAAAGCTTGAAGAACAGGTAGAAAACCTGAGAAAAGAAAAAGAAGAAGCTATCAGATGCCAGGAGTATGAGAAGGCTGCCAGGGTACGGGATGAAGAGCAAAAAATCAAAGGCGAACTGGATAAGATGAAAAACGAATGGAATCAGAAAAATCAAACTAAAACCGATACAGTCACTGAGGAGGAGATTGCAGAAATAGTTTCCAGTTGGACGGGGATTCCTGTAAAACGACTGGCTGAAGAAGAATCCGAGAGGTTGATGAAAATGGAGGAAGTTCTCCATTTGAGGGTTATTGGTCAGGAGGAAGCTGTTAAAGCCGTGTCCCGTGCAATCAGAAGAGGTAGGGTTGGCTTAAAGGATCCTAAACGTCCAGTCGGGTCATTTATATTCCTTGGGCCTACAGGCGTAGGTAAAACTGAATTGTGTAAAGCATTGGCTGAAGCTATATTTGGTGATGAAAATGCAATGGTAAGAATAGATATGTCGGAATATATGGAGAAGCATAGTGTTTCAAGACTTGTAGGTTCTCCTCCGGGGTATGTTGGCTATGAAGAAGGCGGACAGCTAACTGAGAAAGTGAGAAGAAAGCCATATTCGGTGCTGCTGTTTGATGAGATAGAAAAGGCACATCCGGATGTATTCAATATTCTCCTGCAGATTTTGGAAGATGGGCGCTTGACGGATTCTCAAGGGAGAAAGGTAGATTTCAGAAATACTGTCATAATAATGACTTCCAATGTAGGTGCCAGACTTATTACAGAGCCCAAGAGAATGGGGTTTTCAACAGATAAGGATGAGAAAAATAAAAACTATGAAAATATGAAGAGTGAAGTTATGGGAGAACTGAAAAGGACTTTCAGACCTGAATTCCTTAACAGAATTGATGAAACTATTGTTTTTCATCCGCTGGATGAAGAGCATCTTAAGAAAATTGTAAGCCTTATGCTTGATATGCTCTCAAACAGACTAAAGCAAAGTGCCATCACTATTGAAGTTGATGAAGATGTTAAACTGTATCTTGCAAAAAGAGGCTTTGATCCGGTATATGGCGCAAGACCCTTGAGGCGTTCAATACAAAGTATGGTTGAGGATGAACTGGCGGAAGAAATGCTGGAAGGCAAGATAAAGCCAGGTGATAAAGTGACAATAGGACTTAAAGATAACCAATTGGTATTTAATAAGAATTAG
- a CDS encoding UvrB/UvrC motif-containing protein — protein sequence MMCQHCQKRVANVHFTQINNNKKSEMYLCEQCAKEKGQLSVSAPLSVSDFFSGLMGMEHAGSYVQKIQPQQVICGKCGMSYEEFQKVGKLGCGNCYEEFGQKIKPLIKRLHGNVEHNGKIPARVSKDIKYSKEIEALKELLNKAIQAEEYEKAAEIRDKIKSFESKK from the coding sequence ATGATGTGTCAACATTGTCAAAAGAGGGTTGCAAATGTTCACTTTACTCAAATAAACAATAATAAAAAAAGTGAAATGTATTTGTGTGAACAGTGTGCAAAAGAGAAGGGACAGCTTAGTGTAAGCGCACCCTTAAGTGTCAGTGATTTTTTCAGTGGACTCATGGGTATGGAACATGCCGGTTCTTATGTGCAAAAAATACAACCTCAGCAGGTGATATGCGGAAAATGCGGTATGAGTTATGAAGAATTTCAGAAGGTAGGCAAGCTCGGCTGTGGCAATTGTTATGAAGAGTTTGGACAGAAAATCAAGCCATTGATTAAAAGGTTGCACGGCAATGTGGAGCATAATGGAAAGATTCCAGCCAGAGTTTCAAAGGATATAAAGTATTCAAAGGAAATTGAGGCATTAAAGGAACTTCTGAATAAGGCTATCCAGGCTGAAGAATATGAGAAGGCTGCAGAAATCAGGGATAAGATAAAGAGTTTTGAGTCCAAAAAGTAA
- a CDS encoding glycosyltransferase: protein MVYYITQGIQVLIFIAGCYFFGISMFGWVKKRDKGVEEYTPKKRFALLIAAHNEELVIGHIVDSLKRQNYPKELYDIFVIADNCTDKTAKIAKKHGALVFQRVNNEKRGKGYALEWMFHKIFNMQDKYDVVSVFDADNLVSSNFLLEMNRQLCKGHTVVQGYIDSKNPFDSWITCSYSIAFWLANRIFQLPRYYVGLSCGLCGTGFCIDINVLKKIGWGATCLTEDLEFTMKLALNGMKVAWAHNAVVYDEKPLTLKQSWNQRKRWMQGHADCASRFLGPLFKRAFKENDLTAFDCAVYLFQPIRFIFIGLITLMMWIQTVYPESPFFNLKYFFPVEIWYIFVLLQFFYGPAIILSEKKFSLKVLLGFIIYPFYCLTWVPITIQGFLAKNNRDWSHTAHTREISINDLEEA from the coding sequence ATGGTTTATTACATAACGCAGGGAATACAGGTACTTATTTTTATTGCCGGATGTTACTTCTTTGGAATTTCAATGTTCGGTTGGGTTAAGAAAAGAGACAAGGGAGTAGAGGAATATACGCCAAAAAAAAGATTTGCCCTCTTGATAGCTGCTCATAACGAGGAGTTGGTAATAGGGCATATAGTGGACAGTCTTAAAAGACAAAACTATCCAAAGGAGTTATATGATATATTTGTAATAGCAGACAACTGTACCGACAAAACGGCAAAAATAGCAAAAAAGCATGGTGCCTTAGTTTTTCAAAGAGTTAATAATGAGAAACGTGGTAAAGGATATGCACTTGAGTGGATGTTCCATAAAATATTCAATATGCAGGACAAATATGATGTAGTGAGCGTATTTGACGCTGACAACCTTGTATCTTCCAATTTTCTTCTTGAGATGAACCGTCAGTTGTGCAAAGGGCATACTGTAGTCCAAGGGTATATCGACAGCAAGAATCCTTTTGACTCCTGGATAACTTGCTCCTACTCTATAGCTTTTTGGCTGGCAAACAGAATATTCCAACTACCCAGATACTATGTGGGCTTAAGCTGCGGACTATGTGGTACGGGTTTTTGCATTGATATAAATGTTTTGAAAAAAATCGGTTGGGGAGCTACATGTCTGACTGAAGATCTTGAGTTTACCATGAAGCTGGCACTAAACGGCATGAAGGTGGCATGGGCTCATAATGCTGTAGTATATGACGAAAAACCACTGACATTAAAACAATCATGGAACCAGCGCAAACGCTGGATGCAGGGTCATGCTGATTGTGCAAGCAGATTCCTGGGCCCTCTTTTTAAAAGGGCTTTCAAGGAAAATGATCTTACTGCCTTTGATTGTGCCGTATACCTTTTTCAGCCGATAAGATTCATTTTTATCGGACTTATCACCCTTATGATGTGGATACAGACAGTTTATCCTGAATCACCATTTTTCAATTTGAAGTATTTTTTCCCTGTAGAAATATGGTATATATTTGTGCTGCTTCAGTTTTTTTATGGTCCCGCCATCATACTCTCAGAAAAGAAATTTAGCCTGAAAGTACTTCTGGGATTTATAATTTACCCCTTCTATTGCTTGACCTGGGTACCTATAACCATTCAGGGCTTCCTGGCTAAAAACAACAGGGACTGGAGCCATACCGCCCATACACGGGAGATAAGCATTAATGATTTGGAAGAGGCATAA
- a CDS encoding protein arginine kinase: protein MKSWYFDKGPESDVVISSRVRLARNFRNYPFPYKMDNEQCTRTLGEVKSAIFNGNSALAKDILFVDLNILNDVDRLSLVEKHLISPDMAENKRECGALISRDEKISIMVNEEDHLRIQCMFPGMQMDSAWKLCNNIDTLLEENIEFAFSKEYGYVTCCPTNIGTGLRASVMLHLPALMMTGYVKGILEACSKLGIAVRGIYGENSEASGNMFQISNQVTLGQTEEEIITSVTNIAFQIIEQERMLRNELYKQNSYRFEDKVFRALGIFTNARIISSEECLKLLSDVRLGVDMGIIKDIPIETINEIMLLTQPANLQKLAGKLLSPDERDISRAEVIRKKLTDKKV, encoded by the coding sequence ATGAAAAGCTGGTATTTTGACAAAGGGCCGGAATCAGATGTTGTAATCAGCAGCAGAGTGAGGCTTGCACGCAATTTCAGAAATTATCCTTTTCCTTACAAGATGGATAATGAGCAGTGCACAAGGACTCTTGGGGAAGTAAAGAGCGCGATTTTTAACGGAAATAGTGCCCTTGCTAAAGATATTTTATTTGTAGATCTGAATATTCTCAATGATGTAGACAGACTGTCGCTGGTAGAAAAACATCTTATAAGCCCTGATATGGCTGAGAATAAACGGGAATGCGGCGCACTTATCAGCAGAGATGAAAAGATAAGCATTATGGTTAATGAAGAGGACCACTTAAGAATACAGTGTATGTTCCCGGGTATGCAGATGGATAGTGCCTGGAAACTTTGCAATAACATTGATACTCTTTTGGAGGAAAATATTGAGTTTGCTTTCAGCAAGGAATACGGATATGTTACATGCTGTCCTACGAATATCGGCACAGGTTTGAGAGCATCAGTGATGTTGCATTTGCCTGCTTTAATGATGACAGGATATGTAAAGGGGATTCTGGAAGCTTGCAGCAAGCTAGGCATAGCTGTGCGTGGAATTTACGGCGAAAACAGTGAAGCCTCGGGAAATATGTTTCAAATTTCAAACCAGGTAACTTTGGGTCAGACAGAGGAAGAAATCATAACAAGTGTAACCAATATTGCATTCCAGATCATTGAGCAGGAAAGAATGCTTAGGAATGAATTGTACAAACAAAACTCCTACCGCTTTGAGGATAAGGTTTTCAGAGCTTTAGGAATATTTACCAATGCCAGGATAATATCTTCGGAAGAGTGCCTGAAATTGCTTTCAGATGTTAGACTGGGTGTAGATATGGGAATAATCAAAGATATTCCCATAGAAACAATAAATGAGATAATGCTTCTGACACAGCCTGCAAATTTGCAAAAGCTTGCTGGAAAGCTCTTGAGTCCTGATGAAAGGGATATAAGCAGGGCGGAAGTGATCAGGAAGAAGCTAACAGATAAAAAAGTGTAA
- a CDS encoding glycosyltransferase, translated as MLNILILTFQYLLWGIFIYYFAISVFGWFKRKEIPADRFPVVNRFAVIVAAHNEEIVIGSIVRNLKELNYPKDMYDIFVIADNCSDNTAEVARKNGAMVYERFDTVKKGKGHSLEWMFKKLFALDKQYDAVCIFDADNLASPNYLLEMNKQLQLGHKVIQGYLDSKNPMDSWVSGNYSISYWTSNRLFQLPRHYLGLSCALGGTGFVMSTDVLKDIGWGATCLTEDLEFSLKLVLKGMKVSWSHEAVIYDEKPLKMGQSWRQRKRWMQGHCDCARRYLKSMLTRAVTKRDKVALDAAMYLIQPFVIVANGIGLVSTIVSLILDPSQIEFNAKTVLFMLLVLVFTYYSIIFVCVEGKMSKKILGYFITFPLYSLTWIPIIIHGFIDRNKREWVHTLHTRALDLGDVEALEKVS; from the coding sequence ATGTTAAATATATTGATATTAACTTTTCAGTATCTGTTATGGGGTATTTTTATTTACTATTTTGCTATTTCCGTATTCGGATGGTTCAAACGTAAGGAAATACCTGCTGATAGATTTCCTGTAGTAAACAGGTTTGCCGTAATTGTAGCGGCACATAATGAGGAAATAGTCATAGGAAGTATAGTACGCAACCTTAAAGAGCTGAATTATCCTAAAGACATGTATGACATTTTTGTAATTGCCGATAATTGTAGTGATAATACTGCTGAAGTGGCAAGGAAAAATGGAGCAATGGTATATGAAAGGTTTGATACAGTAAAGAAGGGCAAAGGGCACTCGCTCGAATGGATGTTCAAAAAGCTTTTTGCATTGGATAAGCAGTATGATGCGGTATGTATATTTGATGCAGATAATCTGGCTTCGCCCAATTATCTGCTTGAAATGAACAAACAGCTGCAGCTTGGACACAAGGTTATTCAGGGTTATCTTGACAGCAAGAATCCAATGGATTCGTGGGTATCGGGCAACTATTCGATTTCATACTGGACCAGTAACAGGCTGTTCCAACTGCCAAGACACTATCTTGGACTTAGCTGTGCGCTCGGAGGAACAGGGTTTGTAATGTCAACCGACGTACTTAAGGATATAGGCTGGGGTGCTACCTGCCTGACAGAAGATTTGGAATTTTCATTAAAGCTCGTTTTAAAAGGAATGAAGGTTTCGTGGTCTCATGAAGCAGTGATATATGATGAAAAACCTTTGAAAATGGGTCAATCCTGGAGGCAGAGGAAGCGTTGGATGCAGGGACACTGTGATTGTGCCCGGAGATATCTTAAGAGCATGCTGACCAGGGCTGTTACAAAGCGCGACAAGGTAGCATTAGATGCAGCTATGTATCTTATTCAGCCTTTTGTGATTGTTGCAAATGGTATAGGATTGGTTTCCACTATAGTATCACTGATTTTGGATCCTTCACAGATAGAGTTTAATGCAAAAACAGTTTTATTTATGTTGCTGGTACTTGTATTTACCTACTATAGTATAATTTTTGTATGTGTTGAAGGTAAAATGAGTAAAAAGATTCTGGGATATTTTATTACATTTCCACTGTACAGCTTGACCTGGATACCTATCATAATCCATGGTTTTATCGATAGAAACAAGAGGGAATGGGTACATACCTTACATACAAGGGCTCTGGATCTGGGGGATGTTGAAGCACTTGAAAAAGTAAGCTAA
- a CDS encoding CtsR family transcriptional regulator, producing the protein MARLSDLIEAFIKQLINDTNGSIEIQRNELANQFNCVPSQINYVIDTRFTTEKGYYVESRRGGGGHIRIRRVNITRAGDYLTHIVMSMGNSISQQSAEIFVNNFMDYEVITRREGLLLKAATSDKILGAVQLPERDVLRASILKHMLMSLLV; encoded by the coding sequence ATGGCAAGATTAAGTGATTTAATTGAGGCTTTTATTAAGCAGCTAATAAATGATACGAACGGCAGTATAGAGATTCAGCGGAATGAGCTGGCAAATCAGTTTAATTGTGTGCCATCGCAGATAAACTATGTAATAGATACCAGATTCACAACCGAAAAAGGGTATTATGTGGAAAGCCGCAGAGGTGGAGGGGGTCACATACGCATCAGAAGAGTTAATATTACCCGTGCAGGTGATTACCTTACACATATAGTAATGTCCATGGGAAACAGCATATCCCAGCAATCAGCGGAAATATTCGTAAATAATTTTATGGACTATGAAGTCATTACACGGAGAGAAGGGCTGCTGCTAAAGGCGGCTACAAGCGACAAGATACTGGGAGCAGTTCAACTCCCTGAAAGGGATGTGCTGCGGGCAAGCATACTGAAACACATGTTGATGAGTTTACTTGTTTGA
- a CDS encoding glycoside hydrolase family 15 protein produces the protein MTKPYINNAVVGNSSMLGCITDKGELIRLFWPNIDYPQHIDRLAVGVFFTEHRHSTLWLHEDNFHHEQYYVKDTNILKTICTDYGRGIKIEQTDFVLPEKDVMIRNLTIGNYSEHEYDLGVIVYSSGISTNPEMRNTLFDFSYDALIHYRHGYYISISSNMKAYQFQLGNNAYDSARYTELNGNDSIGMMPDGAVSWKLGRIMPGEKRQFTLHVCASDTLKNLKKVVHSMNNSDIIQEYENTEEYWLDFLNKAQKVHTSDIDVNNLYKRTLLVFKLMSDKKTGGLLAAPEIDEGFTRCGRYAYCWGRDAAFITGALDKCGLTSSVEKFYEWAVQVQDDEGSWQQRYHMDGNIAPSWGLQIDETGTIIWGMLKHYEMTGSKEFLEGVWESVEKAADFLVNFVDEDTGLPKPSYDLWEERFGEHTYSSAAVCGGIKAAVEIAGVLGRGQDKVPIWEKAWMGMKAAMEKHLWKEDRRCFLRSIRTKLNPWGGEYSQDTTVIEVNPKGYKRDVTLEDGMIDISLLGISIPFGVFESDDYRVACTVENIERALTSPVIGGIKRYESDNYAGGNPWVLTTLWVALYYCSRRDFAKAKSYFYWAVKSRTELGLLPEQVNRDTGRPEWVIPLTWSHAMFVLVLMELLDAGEV, from the coding sequence ATGACAAAACCATATATAAATAACGCTGTTGTTGGCAATTCAAGTATGCTTGGGTGCATAACCGATAAAGGAGAGCTAATAAGGTTGTTTTGGCCCAATATAGATTATCCGCAGCATATTGACAGGTTAGCTGTGGGTGTTTTTTTTACTGAACACAGACATAGTACGTTATGGCTGCATGAGGATAATTTTCACCATGAGCAGTATTATGTAAAAGACACAAATATTCTTAAAACAATTTGTACGGATTACGGCAGAGGAATAAAGATTGAGCAGACAGACTTTGTGCTGCCCGAAAAGGATGTAATGATCAGAAACCTTACTATTGGAAATTACTCTGAGCATGAATATGACCTGGGGGTCATAGTGTACTCTTCGGGAATCAGTACAAACCCTGAAATGAGGAATACCCTGTTTGATTTCAGCTATGATGCTTTAATACACTACAGACACGGATACTATATATCAATTTCTTCAAATATGAAGGCGTATCAGTTCCAGTTGGGGAATAATGCATATGACAGCGCAAGATATACTGAACTGAACGGAAACGATAGTATAGGTATGATGCCGGACGGTGCTGTATCGTGGAAGCTGGGTAGAATAATGCCTGGGGAGAAAAGACAATTTACTCTCCATGTCTGTGCATCAGATACACTAAAAAACCTTAAAAAAGTAGTGCACAGTATGAATAATTCAGATATAATACAAGAATATGAGAATACTGAGGAATACTGGCTGGATTTTCTGAATAAAGCACAGAAAGTCCACACGTCGGATATTGATGTAAATAATCTATATAAGAGAACTCTCCTGGTGTTTAAGCTTATGTCGGACAAGAAAACAGGCGGGCTTCTTGCGGCACCTGAAATTGACGAGGGATTTACCAGATGTGGAAGGTATGCGTATTGCTGGGGAAGGGACGCTGCGTTTATTACCGGCGCTTTGGATAAATGTGGTTTGACCTCTTCAGTAGAGAAATTTTATGAGTGGGCAGTTCAGGTTCAGGATGATGAAGGTTCATGGCAGCAAAGATACCATATGGATGGAAATATTGCCCCTTCATGGGGTCTTCAGATTGACGAGACAGGTACTATCATATGGGGAATGCTGAAGCACTATGAGATGACCGGAAGCAAAGAATTCCTCGAGGGTGTTTGGGAGAGTGTTGAAAAAGCTGCGGATTTCCTTGTAAATTTTGTTGATGAAGATACCGGTCTTCCGAAGCCAAGTTACGACTTGTGGGAGGAAAGATTCGGAGAGCACACATACTCCTCTGCTGCAGTATGCGGTGGGATAAAGGCGGCAGTTGAAATTGCAGGAGTGTTGGGCAGGGGGCAGGATAAGGTACCTATCTGGGAAAAAGCGTGGATGGGCATGAAAGCTGCTATGGAGAAACATCTGTGGAAAGAGGACAGAAGGTGTTTCCTAAGGAGCATAAGAACTAAACTAAACCCCTGGGGCGGAGAGTATTCACAGGATACGACCGTAATAGAGGTTAATCCGAAAGGATATAAAAGAGATGTAACTTTAGAGGATGGAATGATTGATATAAGCCTTCTTGGCATATCTATTCCATTTGGAGTATTTGAAAGCGATGATTACAGAGTCGCCTGTACTGTAGAAAATATCGAACGGGCTCTTACTTCGCCGGTCATAGGTGGAATAAAAAGATATGAAAGTGACAATTATGCCGGAGGTAATCCCTGGGTACTGACTACACTTTGGGTTGCGTTATATTACTGCAGCAGAAGGGACTTTGCCAAAGCAAAAAGTTATTTTTACTGGGCTGTAAAATCAAGGACAGAGTTGGGGCTGCTGCCGGAGCAGGTAAATCGCGATACTGGAAGACCTGAATGGGTGATTCCATTAACATGGTCACATGCCATGTTTGTTTTGGTCCTGATGGAACTGCTGGATGCAGGAGAGGTATAA